In Arthrobacter ramosus, one DNA window encodes the following:
- the moaA gene encoding GTP 3',8-cyclase MoaA has translation MSVQLGMPLPPAGDGTGSSVSAPPPRPAGTPPGLFDRYGRRATDMRLSLTDKCNLRCTYCMPAEGLEWLSKQAVMTAAEIVRLVRIGVEQLGVRELRLTGGEPLVRADLVDIISALREAHPDLPISMTTNGVGLDKKAAGLKEAGLTRINVSLDSLHEETFTKLTRRPFLGKVLAGVDAAWAAGLGPVKINAVLMRGINDVESPELLAWALDRGYELRFIEQMPLDADHGWTRRDMITAAEIRELLSRDFALTPDPRERDGAPAERFEVRQRDPASAEATGPLLGTVGIIASVTEPFCSDCRRTRITAEGKIMSCLFSREEFDLLGLLRSGADDEELAQRWQDAMWIKPKAHGMDHTGLGAPDFVQPDRSMSAIGG, from the coding sequence ATGAGTGTTCAGCTAGGCATGCCGTTGCCCCCTGCGGGCGACGGGACGGGAAGCAGCGTGTCTGCGCCCCCGCCGCGCCCTGCCGGAACTCCCCCGGGTCTGTTCGACCGTTACGGACGCCGGGCCACCGATATGCGCTTGTCCCTGACCGACAAATGCAACCTCCGGTGTACTTACTGCATGCCGGCCGAGGGCCTCGAATGGTTGTCCAAACAGGCCGTCATGACCGCCGCCGAGATTGTCCGGCTAGTGCGGATCGGCGTCGAACAACTCGGGGTCCGCGAACTTCGCCTCACGGGAGGCGAGCCCTTGGTGCGTGCCGACCTCGTGGACATCATCTCGGCCCTCCGCGAGGCGCACCCCGACCTGCCGATCTCCATGACAACCAACGGCGTCGGACTCGACAAGAAGGCGGCAGGGCTCAAGGAAGCCGGGCTTACGCGCATCAACGTGTCCCTCGACTCCCTCCACGAAGAAACGTTCACGAAGCTGACCAGGCGCCCCTTCCTGGGCAAGGTGCTGGCCGGCGTCGATGCCGCCTGGGCTGCAGGCCTGGGTCCGGTCAAGATCAATGCCGTCCTCATGCGGGGAATCAACGACGTCGAGTCGCCTGAGCTCCTGGCCTGGGCTTTGGACCGCGGCTATGAACTGCGCTTCATCGAGCAAATGCCGCTGGACGCCGATCACGGTTGGACCCGGCGGGATATGATCACCGCAGCCGAGATCCGCGAACTGCTTTCACGCGACTTCGCGCTGACCCCGGACCCGCGCGAACGCGACGGCGCACCGGCGGAACGGTTTGAAGTACGACAGCGGGACCCGGCATCTGCCGAAGCCACGGGTCCGCTTCTGGGCACCGTCGGCATCATCGCCTCCGTCACCGAACCGTTCTGTTCCGATTGCCGGCGCACAAGGATTACCGCCGAAGGCAAGATTATGAGCTGCTTGTTCTCCCGCGAGGAATTCGACCTATTGGGACTACTTCGCTCCGGAGCGGACGACGAGGAACTCGCCCAACGCTGGCAGGACGCCATGTGGATCAAGCCCAAGGCACACGGCATGGACCACACCGGGCTCGGCGCACCCGACTTCGTCCAGCCGGACCGTAGCATGAGCGCCATCGGAGGGTAG
- a CDS encoding MoaD/ThiS family protein, which produces MLVRYFAAARAAAGVEEEHHDLPEGTGLDGLIAAVLAVERPEPPAGTPPLARIISRSSFLRNEVAVRDRSAALGADDVVDVLPPFAGG; this is translated from the coding sequence TTGCTCGTAAGATACTTCGCTGCCGCGCGCGCCGCGGCAGGCGTCGAAGAGGAACACCACGATCTTCCGGAAGGAACCGGCCTCGACGGACTGATCGCGGCAGTGCTCGCCGTCGAACGTCCGGAACCACCGGCCGGAACACCGCCCCTGGCCCGGATCATTTCGCGCAGCAGCTTCCTGCGCAATGAGGTGGCAGTCCGCGACCGTTCGGCCGCTCTCGGTGCGGACGACGTCGTCGACGTCCTCCCGCCGTTTGCCGGGGGCTAA
- a CDS encoding DUF1579 family protein: protein MNEPLKSHAHTALEAFLGHWRGSTELSASPWGPARTADAEVTFSRAAGGYALVQSYRHIEPDGTHFEGHGVFTVDPDHGDTLWYYVDSMGRPPEAPARGHWQDGTLRLERRSPRGTARHTFKVDGGVLTHMAELRLGDAPTFSPFMISVCRRV from the coding sequence ATGAACGAGCCATTGAAGAGTCATGCACACACTGCGTTGGAGGCGTTCCTAGGGCATTGGCGGGGGAGTACCGAGCTCTCGGCGTCGCCGTGGGGACCGGCCCGGACCGCCGACGCCGAAGTGACTTTCTCGCGCGCGGCAGGAGGTTACGCCTTGGTTCAGAGCTACCGGCACATTGAGCCCGATGGCACCCATTTCGAGGGGCACGGTGTCTTTACCGTTGACCCGGACCACGGGGACACCTTGTGGTACTACGTGGACAGCATGGGCCGGCCACCCGAAGCTCCGGCCCGGGGGCATTGGCAGGACGGCACACTGCGGCTTGAGCGGCGCAGCCCTCGCGGGACCGCGAGGCACACTTTCAAGGTGGACGGTGGCGTGCTGACCCACATGGCGGAACTGAGGCTCGGGGATGCCCCGACGTTCAGCCCGTTCATGATCTCTGTCTGCAGGCGCGTCTAA
- a CDS encoding M16 family metallopeptidase has product MTVVPLPLAQTVPGGELIHGAEGGSIVRRSVLPGGVRVLTEAMPGQRSATIGFWVGVGSRDEADGQHGSTHFLEHLLFKGTRKRTALEIASAFDEVGGESNAATAKESTCYFARVLDTDLPMAIDVIADMITGAVLDPSELEQERDVILEEIAMDSDDPTDVAHENFVAAVLGVHPLGRPIGGTPAAIKAVSRDSVWAHYQRYYRPDEIVITAAGGLDHDVVCRLVVDALRTAGWELKDTAAPVERRSTERADITGTAGLHVIKRPVEQANIIMGCPSIVATDDRRFVMSVLNAVLGGGMSSRLFQEIREKRGLVYSTYSFASAYADAGYFGMYAGCTPSKVKQVLELLGAELDKLASDGITDEELRKAVGQLCGGIVLALEDTGSRMSRLGRAELVSGEFQDIDETLARIKAVTADQVQELARVLAEAPRTVTVVGPFEETETFGL; this is encoded by the coding sequence ATGACTGTCGTACCCCTCCCATTGGCGCAGACCGTGCCCGGCGGCGAATTGATCCATGGCGCCGAAGGCGGCTCCATTGTCCGGCGTTCAGTGCTTCCGGGAGGCGTCCGGGTGCTCACTGAGGCCATGCCCGGGCAGCGTTCGGCAACCATCGGATTCTGGGTGGGAGTCGGCTCCCGGGACGAGGCAGACGGCCAGCACGGCTCCACCCACTTCCTCGAGCACCTCCTGTTCAAAGGCACCAGGAAGCGCACCGCCCTCGAGATCGCGTCTGCTTTCGACGAGGTCGGCGGTGAATCGAATGCGGCCACGGCGAAGGAAAGCACGTGCTACTTTGCTCGGGTACTGGACACGGACCTCCCCATGGCCATCGACGTCATTGCCGACATGATCACCGGCGCTGTGCTGGATCCTTCGGAACTTGAACAGGAACGCGACGTGATCCTTGAGGAAATCGCCATGGACAGCGATGACCCCACCGACGTCGCACATGAAAACTTCGTGGCCGCCGTACTCGGCGTGCATCCGCTGGGACGCCCGATCGGTGGCACCCCTGCCGCCATCAAGGCCGTGTCCCGCGATTCCGTGTGGGCACACTACCAGCGCTACTACCGGCCGGACGAAATCGTCATCACCGCGGCGGGCGGCCTGGACCACGACGTCGTTTGCCGGCTCGTGGTCGATGCCTTGCGGACTGCCGGGTGGGAGCTGAAGGACACCGCTGCCCCCGTTGAGCGCCGTTCCACCGAGCGGGCGGATATCACGGGTACCGCAGGGCTGCATGTGATCAAGCGTCCCGTGGAGCAAGCCAACATCATCATGGGTTGCCCCTCGATCGTGGCTACCGACGATCGGCGCTTCGTGATGAGCGTCCTGAACGCGGTCCTTGGCGGTGGCATGTCTTCGCGCCTCTTCCAGGAGATCCGCGAAAAGCGGGGCCTCGTCTATTCCACCTATTCCTTTGCCTCCGCCTACGCGGACGCAGGCTACTTCGGCATGTACGCAGGCTGCACGCCGTCGAAGGTCAAGCAGGTTCTGGAACTTCTGGGCGCCGAACTGGACAAGCTCGCCTCTGACGGAATCACGGACGAGGAACTGCGCAAGGCCGTGGGCCAATTGTGCGGCGGAATCGTCCTGGCCCTTGAAGACACCGGATCCCGGATGTCCCGCCTTGGCCGCGCCGAACTCGTCTCCGGCGAATTCCAGGACATCGATGAAACGCTGGCCCGCATCAAGGCCGTCACCGCCGATCAGGTCCAGGAACTCGCCCGGGTGCTCGCCGAAGCCCCCCGCACCGTGACCGTCGTCGGGCCCTTCGAGGAAACAGAGACCTTCGGCCTCTAG
- a CDS encoding polyribonucleotide nucleotidyltransferase produces the protein MEGPEIQFSEAIIDNGRFGKRVIRFETGRLAKQAAGAAMVYIDEDTALLSATTAGKSPREGFDFFPLTVDVEERMYAAGRIPGSFFRREGRPSTEAILACRLMDRPLRPAFVKGLRNEVQIVVTVLAINPDELYDVVAINASSMSTQLSGLPFSGPIGGVRVALVADEQGTEWVAFPKHSQLENAVFNMVVAGRIAGDDVAIMMVEAEATDNSWNLIKEQGATAPTEEVVSEGLEAAKPFIKALCEAQADLAARAAKPTVEFPVFLDYQDDAYAAVEAAAAEKLAAVFQIADKQDRDNASDELKDEVLGALAGEFDGREKELSAAFRSLTKQVVRQRILKDQIRIDGRGLTDIRQLTAEVEVLPRVHGSAIFERGETQIMGVTTLNMLKMEQQIDSLSPVTRKRYMHNYNFPPYSTGETGRVGSPKRREIGHGALAERALVPVLPSREEFPYAIRQVSEALSSNGSTSMGSVCASTLSLLNAGVPLKAAVAGIAMGLVSDQVDGQTRYAALTDILGAEDAFGDMDFKVAGTSEFVTAIQLDTKLDGIPASVLAAALKQAREARLHILDVINAAIDTPDELSEFAPRVIAVNIPVDKIGEVIGPKGKMINQIQEDTGADISIEDDGTVYIGATNGPSAEAARAAINAIANPQVPEIGERYLGTVVKTTTFGAFVSLTPGKDGLLHISELRKLASGKRVDNVDDVVSVGQKIQVEITKIDDRGKLSLSPVVAEEEGAASEEAPAEEAEVSAE, from the coding sequence ATGGAGGGTCCCGAAATCCAGTTCTCAGAAGCCATCATCGACAACGGCCGCTTCGGCAAGCGTGTTATCCGCTTCGAAACCGGCCGCCTCGCCAAGCAGGCAGCCGGCGCCGCGATGGTCTACATCGACGAAGACACCGCACTGCTGTCCGCAACCACCGCAGGCAAGTCCCCGCGTGAAGGCTTCGACTTCTTCCCGCTGACCGTCGACGTCGAAGAGCGCATGTACGCCGCCGGCCGCATCCCGGGCTCGTTCTTCCGCCGTGAAGGACGCCCGTCCACCGAAGCAATCCTGGCTTGCCGCCTCATGGACCGCCCGCTGCGCCCCGCGTTCGTCAAGGGCCTGCGCAACGAGGTCCAGATCGTCGTCACCGTCCTGGCGATCAACCCGGACGAGCTCTACGACGTGGTGGCCATCAACGCCTCGTCCATGTCCACCCAGCTCTCCGGACTCCCGTTCTCCGGCCCGATCGGTGGCGTCCGCGTCGCCCTCGTCGCCGACGAACAAGGCACCGAATGGGTTGCTTTCCCGAAGCACTCCCAGCTTGAGAACGCCGTCTTCAACATGGTTGTTGCCGGCCGCATCGCCGGTGACGACGTCGCCATCATGATGGTCGAAGCCGAAGCCACCGACAACTCCTGGAACCTCATCAAGGAACAGGGCGCCACCGCTCCCACCGAAGAGGTCGTTTCCGAGGGCCTCGAGGCCGCCAAGCCGTTCATCAAGGCCCTGTGCGAGGCCCAGGCTGACCTGGCCGCCCGCGCTGCCAAGCCGACGGTCGAGTTCCCGGTCTTCCTGGACTACCAGGATGACGCCTACGCTGCTGTTGAAGCTGCCGCTGCCGAGAAGCTTGCTGCTGTCTTCCAGATCGCCGACAAGCAGGACCGCGACAACGCCTCCGACGAACTCAAGGACGAGGTCCTCGGTGCCCTCGCCGGCGAGTTCGACGGCCGCGAGAAGGAACTGTCCGCAGCTTTCCGCTCCCTGACCAAGCAGGTTGTCCGCCAGCGCATCCTCAAGGACCAGATCCGCATCGACGGCCGTGGCCTGACGGACATCCGCCAGCTGACTGCCGAGGTAGAGGTCCTGCCGCGCGTTCACGGTTCCGCCATCTTCGAACGCGGCGAAACCCAGATCATGGGTGTCACCACGCTGAACATGCTCAAGATGGAACAGCAGATCGACTCGCTGTCTCCCGTCACGCGCAAGCGCTACATGCACAATTACAACTTCCCGCCGTACTCCACCGGCGAGACCGGCCGCGTCGGTTCCCCGAAGCGCCGCGAAATCGGCCATGGCGCACTCGCCGAGCGCGCCCTGGTTCCGGTGCTGCCGTCCCGCGAGGAATTCCCGTACGCCATCCGCCAGGTGTCCGAGGCCCTCAGCTCCAACGGTTCGACGTCGATGGGTTCCGTCTGCGCCTCCACGCTGTCCCTGCTCAACGCAGGTGTGCCGCTGAAGGCCGCTGTTGCCGGTATCGCCATGGGCCTGGTTTCCGACCAGGTTGACGGCCAGACCCGCTACGCCGCCCTGACCGACATCCTCGGCGCCGAAGACGCTTTCGGCGACATGGACTTCAAGGTTGCCGGTACGTCCGAGTTCGTCACGGCCATCCAGCTCGACACCAAGCTCGATGGCATCCCGGCATCGGTCCTGGCTGCAGCCCTGAAGCAGGCCCGCGAAGCCCGCCTGCACATCCTGGACGTCATCAACGCCGCTATCGACACTCCGGACGAGCTCTCCGAGTTCGCACCGCGCGTGATCGCCGTCAACATCCCCGTTGACAAGATCGGTGAGGTCATTGGCCCCAAGGGCAAGATGATCAACCAGATCCAGGAAGACACCGGCGCCGACATCTCCATCGAGGACGACGGCACGGTCTACATCGGCGCTACCAACGGTCCGTCTGCAGAAGCAGCCCGCGCCGCGATCAACGCCATCGCCAACCCGCAGGTCCCGGAAATCGGTGAGCGTTACCTGGGCACGGTCGTCAAGACCACCACCTTCGGTGCGTTCGTTTCCCTGACCCCGGGCAAGGACGGCCTGCTGCACATCTCCGAGCTGCGCAAGCTGGCCAGCGGCAAGCGCGTGGACAACGTCGACGACGTCGTCTCCGTGGGCCAGAAGATCCAGGTCGAGATCACCAAGATCGACGACCGCGGCAAGCTCTCCCTCTCCCCGGTTGTGGCCGAGGAAGAAGGCGCCGCCTCTGAAGAAGCTCCCGCCGAAGAGGCTGAAGTTTCCGCCGAGTAG
- the rpsO gene encoding 30S ribosomal protein S15 — MALEAAVKQSIIEAYATSKGDTGSPEVQIAVLTQRIKDLTEHMKEHKHDFHTQRGLLAMVGRRKRMLGYLKKTDIARYRALIERLGLRR; from the coding sequence GTGGCACTTGAAGCCGCTGTTAAGCAGTCCATCATCGAGGCATACGCAACGTCCAAGGGCGACACTGGTTCGCCGGAGGTCCAGATTGCAGTCCTGACTCAGCGGATCAAGGATCTGACTGAGCACATGAAGGAGCACAAGCACGACTTCCACACCCAGCGCGGTCTGCTGGCTATGGTTGGTCGTCGCAAGCGCATGCTGGGCTACCTCAAGAAGACTGACATTGCCCGCTACCGTGCGCTCATCGAGCGCCTCGGCCTGCGCCGCTAG
- the kynA gene encoding tryptophan 2,3-dioxygenase, whose protein sequence is MSVEKNTRPLDEGIVKDFSSRMSYGSYLQLPLLLSAQQPVSQPEHHDELLFIIQHQTTELWLKLVLHELRSAAAWLRQDDLGSALKAIARVKHIQKTLTEQWSVLATLTPTEYSQFRGFLGNASGFQSSQYRAVEFILGNKNAKMLPVFESDPESRTMLEELLNAPSIYDEFLAYLDRHGYDVPRSVLDRDVTHAHEFAPELLPLFKHIYEHAADNWPAYEACEELVDLEDNFQLWRFRHLRTVQRTIGMKTGTGGSSGVSFLKKALDLTFFPELFAVRTEIGQ, encoded by the coding sequence GTGAGCGTTGAGAAGAACACCCGGCCACTCGACGAAGGCATCGTCAAGGATTTCAGCTCACGCATGAGCTACGGCTCCTACCTGCAGCTGCCCTTGCTGCTCAGCGCCCAGCAACCTGTCAGCCAGCCCGAGCACCATGACGAGCTCTTGTTCATCATCCAACACCAAACCACCGAGCTTTGGCTGAAGCTGGTCCTGCACGAGCTCCGCAGCGCGGCGGCCTGGCTGCGCCAGGACGACCTCGGCTCCGCGCTCAAGGCCATCGCACGGGTCAAGCACATCCAGAAGACGCTCACCGAGCAATGGTCGGTGCTCGCCACGCTCACCCCCACCGAGTACTCCCAGTTCCGCGGCTTCCTGGGCAATGCCTCCGGGTTCCAGTCGAGCCAATACCGCGCTGTCGAGTTCATCCTCGGCAACAAGAACGCCAAGATGTTGCCGGTGTTCGAATCGGATCCGGAGTCCAGGACCATGCTGGAGGAGCTCCTGAACGCCCCGAGCATCTACGACGAATTCCTGGCTTACCTGGACCGGCACGGCTACGACGTTCCACGGTCCGTCCTGGACCGGGATGTGACCCATGCCCACGAGTTCGCCCCTGAGCTCTTGCCCCTCTTCAAGCACATCTACGAACACGCGGCAGACAACTGGCCGGCCTACGAAGCGTGCGAGGAACTGGTGGACCTGGAAGACAACTTCCAGTTGTGGCGCTTCCGGCACCTCCGTACTGTGCAGCGGACCATCGGCATGAAGACGGGAACCGGAGGTTCAAGCGGCGTTTCCTTCCTGAAGAAGGCGCTCGATTTGACGTTCTTCCCTGAGCTTTTCGCCGTCCGGACCGAGATCGGGCAGTGA
- a CDS encoding bifunctional riboflavin kinase/FAD synthetase, with protein MVHIWNDPTEVPEDFGPSVVTIGNFDGVHRGHQQVLTQLLRTAGQHAARSVVVTFDPHPALVHRPDSAPELLMGLQDKLDALADTGVDAVLVMKYNLTLAAMTPEEFVVTVLLDGLHAAHVVVGHDLRFGVGNSGDVGTMQELGKKLGFGVHVVNEFGAEGFPVHDDGGTDRRCSSTWVREALAEGDVETAAAVLGRPHRMRGEVVHGAARGRALGFPTANLDHGATGYVPADGIYAGWLVDESGTRWPAAISVGSNPTFDGVSRQVEAHVIDRPEEAVEDFNLYGQTVVVEFTARLRGMVAYRGPEALVEQMRLDVVQAHDLLLDK; from the coding sequence ATGGTCCACATCTGGAACGATCCCACCGAGGTCCCCGAGGATTTCGGTCCCAGCGTCGTTACCATCGGCAACTTTGACGGCGTCCACCGCGGACACCAGCAGGTGCTGACGCAGCTTCTGCGCACAGCAGGGCAGCATGCCGCGCGGTCCGTCGTCGTGACGTTCGATCCCCACCCGGCCCTGGTCCACCGGCCCGACTCCGCACCGGAGCTCCTCATGGGTCTGCAGGACAAACTCGATGCCCTGGCCGACACGGGCGTGGACGCCGTCCTCGTCATGAAATACAACCTCACGCTTGCGGCCATGACACCCGAGGAATTCGTCGTCACCGTCCTGCTCGACGGGCTTCACGCGGCACACGTTGTTGTGGGCCACGATCTCCGTTTCGGCGTGGGAAATTCCGGCGACGTCGGCACTATGCAGGAATTGGGCAAGAAACTCGGATTCGGCGTCCACGTGGTCAACGAGTTCGGCGCGGAAGGCTTTCCGGTACACGACGACGGCGGCACGGACCGCCGCTGTTCCTCCACTTGGGTGCGCGAGGCTCTCGCCGAGGGCGACGTCGAGACCGCGGCCGCCGTCCTTGGCCGCCCGCACAGGATGCGCGGCGAAGTAGTCCACGGCGCTGCGCGTGGACGCGCCCTGGGCTTTCCCACGGCGAACCTGGACCACGGCGCCACGGGCTACGTCCCCGCGGATGGAATCTACGCCGGCTGGCTCGTGGACGAATCCGGAACCCGCTGGCCCGCAGCGATTTCGGTGGGTTCCAACCCCACGTTCGACGGCGTGAGCCGCCAGGTGGAAGCCCACGTGATCGACCGTCCGGAGGAGGCAGTGGAGGACTTCAACCTCTACGGCCAGACCGTCGTGGTGGAATTCACGGCGCGGCTCCGGGGCATGGTGGCCTACCGCGGACCCGAGGCCCTGGTAGAGCAGATGCGGCTGGACGTCGTCCAGGCCCACGATCTCCTGCTGGACAAGTAG
- the truB gene encoding tRNA pseudouridine(55) synthase TruB — MLSGLVIVDKPQGWTSHDVVGRMRRLAGTRKVGHAGTLDPMATGVLVIGINKATRLLTYIVGTSKTYSATIRLGESTITDDAEGDITESRSAAGVTEEAIRAGVAQLSGEIQQVPSSVSAIKVNGERSYARVRSGQEVKLAARPVTIHRFEIHAIRRVDDGRVVDIDVTVECSSGTYIRALARDLGAALGVGGHLTALRRTQVGPYTLEQARTLDQLAEELEVLDMSAAARALMPNRELSDAEATEISFGRRIAAGPAAGTADAATAENPAAAFSPSGELVALVADAGSFAKPVLVFAPDNEKQAH, encoded by the coding sequence GTGCTTTCTGGACTGGTAATCGTTGACAAGCCGCAAGGATGGACCAGCCACGATGTGGTTGGACGGATGCGGCGACTGGCCGGTACCCGGAAAGTGGGCCATGCAGGGACCCTGGACCCCATGGCCACCGGGGTGCTTGTGATTGGTATCAACAAGGCCACGCGACTGTTGACGTACATCGTCGGCACCTCCAAGACGTACTCCGCCACCATCCGGCTCGGCGAATCAACCATCACGGACGATGCCGAAGGCGACATCACCGAAAGCCGCAGCGCCGCCGGGGTCACCGAGGAAGCCATCCGCGCCGGCGTCGCGCAGCTCAGTGGCGAGATCCAGCAGGTTCCCAGCAGCGTCAGCGCCATCAAGGTCAACGGCGAACGGTCCTACGCGCGCGTGCGTTCGGGGCAAGAGGTCAAGCTCGCCGCCCGGCCCGTGACCATCCACCGTTTCGAGATCCACGCCATCCGGAGGGTCGACGACGGCAGGGTGGTGGACATCGACGTGACCGTCGAGTGCTCCTCGGGCACCTACATCCGCGCGCTGGCACGCGACCTTGGCGCGGCTCTCGGCGTCGGCGGCCATCTCACGGCGCTGCGCCGCACCCAAGTGGGGCCCTACACCCTGGAGCAGGCCCGCACCCTCGATCAGCTTGCCGAGGAACTGGAAGTCCTCGACATGTCCGCCGCGGCCCGCGCGCTCATGCCGAACCGGGAGTTGAGCGACGCCGAAGCCACCGAGATCTCCTTTGGCCGCAGGATCGCGGCGGGACCCGCTGCCGGCACGGCCGACGCGGCCACCGCCGAGAACCCGGCGGCGGCGTTTTCACCGTCAGGGGAACTCGTGGCGTTGGTGGCCGATGCGGGGAGTTTCGCCAAGCCCGTCCTGGTGTTCGCGCCTGACAACGAAAAGCAGGCACACTAG
- a CDS encoding pyridoxal phosphate-dependent aminotransferase — protein MPELAAHVDEVPVNQIREITEAAWSTPGAIVLSIGEPGFALPRHILDAGIACLDRDETNYTPNAGIPALREAFADRFRAHNKVDVGAERVYVVDGAQQGLHFAMSLLLSPGDEILIPNPGYPTFAMTSHLLHAVPVRYPLYPEHEFQPRIEDIEALITPRTKVLVLNSPSNPLGVVICEETTRQLVELAVKHDLWIISDECYEAFTFDVPHTSPARFDSTVPGEARVFTSLTLSKTYGLTGLRIGALVCPPGLERRMNNVMEAIVSCVASPSQYAAVAALTGPQDYVDAAREHYRSNRDAASAVLAEKGIPFLGAQGAFYLWADVSHVSGGDVRTWVRLFLRDSGVAVAPGTAFGSIGEGWIRIALCGDQQQLLDGVGRLPERV, from the coding sequence ATGCCTGAGCTTGCCGCACACGTCGACGAAGTGCCCGTGAACCAGATCCGCGAGATCACCGAGGCCGCGTGGAGCACCCCCGGGGCGATTGTCCTCAGCATCGGCGAGCCCGGCTTCGCGCTGCCCCGCCACATCCTGGACGCGGGGATCGCGTGCCTGGACAGGGACGAGACCAACTACACCCCCAATGCCGGTATCCCGGCCCTGCGTGAGGCCTTTGCCGATCGGTTCCGGGCGCACAACAAGGTGGACGTCGGGGCAGAGCGCGTGTACGTCGTGGACGGAGCCCAGCAGGGACTGCACTTCGCCATGAGCCTGCTCCTCTCCCCCGGAGACGAGATCCTGATTCCCAACCCCGGCTATCCCACTTTTGCCATGACGAGCCATTTGCTGCACGCCGTCCCGGTGCGGTATCCGCTCTACCCCGAGCACGAGTTCCAACCCCGCATCGAGGACATCGAGGCACTGATCACGCCCCGGACCAAAGTGTTGGTCCTTAATTCCCCGTCCAATCCCCTGGGCGTGGTGATCTGCGAGGAAACGACGCGCCAGCTCGTGGAATTGGCCGTCAAACACGATTTGTGGATCATTTCGGATGAATGCTACGAAGCCTTCACCTTCGATGTTCCGCACACGAGTCCCGCCCGCTTCGACAGCACCGTTCCCGGGGAGGCGCGGGTCTTCACGTCCCTGACTTTGTCCAAAACGTATGGGCTGACGGGACTGCGGATCGGCGCGCTCGTTTGCCCTCCGGGCCTGGAACGGAGGATGAACAACGTCATGGAAGCGATCGTTTCCTGCGTGGCTTCACCTTCCCAGTATGCTGCGGTCGCGGCGCTGACCGGCCCGCAGGACTATGTGGACGCCGCGCGGGAGCATTACCGTTCCAACCGCGACGCCGCCTCGGCAGTGCTTGCGGAAAAGGGCATTCCCTTCCTGGGCGCGCAGGGGGCTTTCTATCTCTGGGCGGACGTCTCCCATGTGAGCGGCGGCGACGTGCGAACTTGGGTGCGTCTGTTCCTCAGGGATTCCGGAGTGGCGGTGGCGCCGGGCACCGCGTTCGGTTCCATCGGCGAGGGGTGGATCAGGATCGCGTTGTGCGGTGATCAGCAGCAACTGCTCGACGGCGTCGGGCGGCTTCCGGAGCGCGTTTAG
- a CDS encoding nucleoside deaminase → MSAHDSAQSPEDYLEHALQLAVQNVADGGGPFGAVVVTPDGRLHDGVNRVTRDNDPTAHAEVVAIRRAASELGSFDLSGSVLYSSCEPCPLCLSAALWGRVSRVYFAADRHGAAAAGFDDAVFYEYFDGNRPELLPVQHKEVAASEAPFDAWRGHKNRTAY, encoded by the coding sequence ATGTCGGCGCACGATTCAGCTCAGAGTCCCGAAGACTACCTCGAACACGCCCTGCAGCTCGCGGTGCAGAACGTGGCCGACGGCGGCGGCCCTTTCGGCGCCGTCGTGGTCACCCCGGACGGACGGCTCCATGACGGCGTCAACCGGGTCACCCGCGACAACGACCCCACAGCGCACGCCGAAGTGGTGGCCATCCGGCGGGCTGCGTCTGAACTGGGAAGCTTCGATCTCAGCGGCTCGGTGCTCTACTCAAGCTGCGAACCATGCCCTTTGTGCCTCTCCGCCGCCCTATGGGGCCGCGTAAGCCGGGTCTACTTTGCCGCGGATCGGCACGGGGCCGCAGCCGCAGGCTTCGACGATGCGGTGTTCTACGAATATTTCGACGGCAACAGGCCTGAACTGTTGCCCGTCCAACATAAGGAGGTCGCCGCATCGGAGGCTCCTTTCGATGCCTGGCGCGGGCACAAAAACCGGACCGCATACTGA
- the rbfA gene encoding 30S ribosome-binding factor RbfA: protein MADPARAAKLAQRIKVVVAEALGRRIKDPRVEGITITDARVTNDLQHATVYYTVFGDEAAHSDAVRALEKAKGVLRQEVGRNITVRLTPTLEFVADLIPVNASNLEELLRTAKQRDAEVAALAAGAKHAGDADPYKSDSPQDADIDEDDFDEEDIDLRADEDIDEDSGK from the coding sequence ATGGCTGATCCGGCACGCGCTGCCAAGTTGGCGCAGCGGATTAAGGTTGTTGTTGCTGAGGCACTGGGCCGGCGGATCAAGGATCCTCGGGTTGAGGGCATCACTATCACCGATGCCCGCGTCACCAACGATCTTCAGCACGCCACCGTGTACTACACCGTCTTCGGTGACGAAGCCGCTCATTCGGATGCTGTTCGGGCGTTGGAGAAGGCCAAGGGTGTTTTGCGGCAGGAAGTGGGCCGGAACATCACCGTGCGGCTGACTCCTACCTTGGAATTCGTTGCCGACCTCATTCCGGTCAACGCCTCGAACCTTGAGGAGCTGTTGCGCACCGCCAAGCAGCGCGACGCCGAGGTGGCCGCGCTGGCCGCCGGCGCCAAGCACGCAGGCGATGCGGACCCGTACAAGAGCGATTCCCCGCAGGATGCGGACATCGACGAAGACGACTTTGATGAAGAAGACATCGACCTCCGTGCCGATGAAGACATCGACGAAGACAGCGGCAAGTAG